A region from the Natronomonas salsuginis genome encodes:
- a CDS encoding DUF5785 family protein, whose product MEWPHDPDGEEGSEGMRKYGQAVLAKKLDEEEGFPLSAAEFVEEHGDEPVRLNHARVVSVADIFEHVEEDEFEDIVAFHKAVGRAMRAADMWEIDVDAHA is encoded by the coding sequence ATGGAGTGGCCCCACGATCCCGACGGAGAGGAAGGCTCCGAAGGAATGCGAAAGTACGGACAGGCCGTGTTGGCGAAGAAGCTCGACGAAGAGGAGGGATTTCCGCTCTCGGCGGCGGAGTTCGTCGAAGAGCACGGCGACGAACCCGTTCGATTGAACCACGCTCGCGTCGTCAGCGTCGCCGACATCTTCGAACACGTCGAGGAGGACGAGTTCGAGGACATCGTCGCGTTTCACAAGGCCGTCGGTCGCGCGATGCGTGCGGCCGATATGTGGGAAATCGACGTCGACGCCCACGCCTGA
- a CDS encoding GTP cyclohydrolase III: protein MTNAQVTLIQIDNYGPWTVTPEPRREVDLQTLQSRLYADLSQLFGNREGYVFFTRFDNMVAVTNGLDADAHALIQESVGNRYPVTVSLSIAVDPAPAAALGTATSQLQDAGSAQDGERTEVLRGEPLPPERRTDDDVQIAHFDVNDATGKYTDQLNEFDSFINIEQGYAELMRYMRRAHDSLSFFVGGDNIIVVCDAVDETGYLDAIEHVREAVGVDLKVGVGTDRTAQAAGMAAKHALETCRDERTDVEFA, encoded by the coding sequence GTGACAAACGCGCAGGTAACGCTCATCCAGATCGATAACTACGGGCCGTGGACGGTCACCCCCGAACCGCGCCGGGAAGTCGATCTGCAGACCCTTCAATCGCGGCTGTACGCCGACCTCTCACAGCTGTTCGGCAACCGCGAGGGCTACGTCTTCTTCACTCGTTTCGACAACATGGTCGCCGTCACCAACGGGCTCGACGCCGACGCACATGCCCTGATACAGGAATCCGTCGGGAACCGCTATCCGGTGACGGTGAGCCTCAGTATCGCCGTCGATCCGGCCCCCGCGGCGGCGCTCGGGACCGCGACGAGTCAGCTACAGGACGCCGGAAGCGCCCAAGACGGCGAACGGACCGAGGTTCTACGAGGAGAACCGCTCCCACCCGAACGCCGGACCGACGACGACGTTCAGATCGCGCACTTCGACGTCAACGACGCGACCGGCAAGTATACCGATCAGCTCAACGAGTTCGACTCGTTCATCAACATCGAACAGGGGTACGCCGAGCTGATGCGCTATATGCGGCGAGCGCACGACTCGCTCTCGTTTTTCGTCGGTGGTGACAACATCATCGTCGTCTGCGATGCGGTCGACGAAACCGGATATCTCGACGCGATCGAACACGTCCGCGAGGCCGTCGGCGTCGATCTGAAGGTCGGTGTCGGCACCGATCGGACCGCACAGGCAGCCGGGATGGCTGCCAAACACGCGCTCGAAACCTGTCGGGACGAGCGGACAGACGTCGAATTCGCCTGA